In the genome of Botrytis cinerea B05.10 chromosome 13, complete sequence, one region contains:
- the Bcmre11 gene encoding Bcmre11, protein MPTFTAADTIRILIATDSHVGYAENDAVRKDDSWRSFDEVMRLAKDQDVDMVLLAGDLFHYSQPSRKAMYQVMRSLRMNCLGEKPCELELLSDANDIFDGSFNHVNYEDPDINVAIPVFSIHGNHDDPAGDGNYCALDLLQAAGLVNYFGRTPEVDRIQIKPVLLQKGQTKLALYGMSNVRDERLYRTFRDGHVKWFKPGVQQKDWFNIMAVHQNHHAHTETSYLPENFLPDFLDLVVWGHEHECLIDPTYNPEKSFHVMQPGSSVATSLVPGEAIPKHVAIASITGREFKVEKIRLKSVRPFITKEVVLATDKRTKYLAKVKDNRTKLTKELMTIVDELIDQARAEWVSLQDEPEEELDDIPLPLVRLKVEFTPPEGGKFDCENPQRFSSRFINRVANIKDVIQYHRKKAGAIRKSATEIDLPEEGTLAQVAGFDDVKVELLVKEFLEKQSLQVLPTTPFGDAVGQFVDKDDRHAMEIFVQKSLKAQVEELIKQANGADNEVGDEDEYLNAAMEKFRAQQEALAARTGSKSKKPAKKLKPKPRPADFDSDLDGEWGEKVEHCETDNGENNDDDSDDAPPAPPPKRGNGNGNGKNTGGFIISDDDSDDPFAEAVNEEPKPTTTTKKPPARRAPAKKAAAPKKAPTKPTTTSRSRKKVPEPEPSDDEDEDIEMEEAPAPTPAAKPKSPPKRAAAARGRQTQTQLSFSQPSQVTGRVGGGAGGRKKQAIELSDDEISEDDDDDDAFQPMSAVSSGRARRR, encoded by the exons ATGCCGACCTTCACAG CAGCGGATACGATCCGAATACTCATTGCCACAGATAGCCATGTGGGATATGCAGAGAATGATGCTGTGCGCAAGGACGACAGCTGGAGAAGTTTCGACGAAGTCATGCGTCTAGCAAAAGATCAAGATGTAGATATGGTCTTACTCGCAGGCGATCTTTTTCACTACAGTCAACCCTCCCGAAAAGCTATGTACCAAGTTATGCGATCATTGCGAATGAATTGTCTGGGAGAGAAGCCCTGCGAATTGGAACTGCTCAGCGACGcaaatgatatatttgatgGTTCATTCAATCATGTCAATTATGAGGATCCAGATATCAATGTTGCTATACCAGTTTTTTCTATTCACGGCAATCACGATGATCCGGCTGGAGATGGGAATTATTGTGCTTTGGATTTGCTGCAAGCTGCTGGATTGGTCAATTACTTTGGTCGAACCCCCGAAGTTGATCGcattcaaatcaaaccagTACTTTTGCAAAAAGGCCAGACGAAGCTGGCTTTATATGGCATGAGTAACGTAAGAGACGAGCGTCTTTATCGTACATTCAGAGATGGCCATGTCAAATGGTTCAAGCCAGGAGTACAACAAAAGGATTGGTTTAACATCATGGCagttcatcaaaatcaccaTGCTCACACAGAAACCTCTTATTTGCCCGAGAACTTTCTTCCTGATTTCCTAGACTTAGTTGTCTGGGGTCACGAGCATGAATGTCTTATTGACCCAACTTACAATCCCGAAAAATCATTTCATGTCATGCAACCTGGATCATCAGTAGCCACGTCCTTAGTCCCCGGTGAAGCTATCCCAAAACACGTTGCTATCGCCAGTATCACCGGTCGTGAATTCAAAGTCGAGAAAATTCGTCTCAAGTCTGTACGACCGTTCATCACAAAAGAAGTTGTCCTCGCTACAGACAAGCGAACTAAATATCTCGCAAAAGTTAAGGATAATCGCACAAAACTTACCAAAGAACTTATGACCATTGTGGACGAACTCATAGATCAAGCACGCGCTGAATGGGTCTCCCTCCAGGATGAGCCAGAAGAAGAACTGGACGATATTCCCCTCCCTCTCGTCCGTCTTAAGGTTGAATTTACTCCACCAGAAGGCGGTAAATTCGACTGCGAAAATCCTCAACGTTTCTCGAGTCGTTTCATCAATCGTGTTGCAAACATAAAAGACGTAATCCAATACCACCGCAAAAAGGCCGGTGCGATCCGTAAATCTGCCACCGAAATCGATCTCCCAGAAGAAGGAACCCTCGCCCAAGTCGCCGGCTTCGACGACGTAAAAGTCGAACTCCTGGTTAAAGAATTTCTCGAAAAGCAATCCCTTCAAGTCCTCCCCACTACCCCCTTCGGAGACGCAGTCGGGCAATTCGTCGATAAGGATGACCGTCACGCCATGGAAATCTTTGTCCAAAAATCTCTCAAAGCTCAAGTTGAGGAACTCATCAAGCAGGCCAACGGCGCAGACAACGAAGTCGGGGACGAAGACGAATATCTCAATGCGGCCATGGAAAAGTTTCGCGCTCAACAAGAAGCACTCGCAGCCCGCACAGGAAGCAAATCCAAAAAGCCAGCCAAAAAACTCAAACCGAAGCCCAGACCCGCAGATTTCGACTCGGATCTTGATGGAGAATGGGGCGAAAAGGTTGAACATTGTGAAACGGATAACGGAgaaaataatgatgatgatagtgaCGACGCACCACCTGCTCCCCCACCCAAACGGGGAAACGGCAACGGGAATGGAAAGAACACGGGCGGATTCATCATCAGCGACGATGACTCTGATGACCCCTTCGCCGAAGCCGTAAACGAAGAACCTaaacccaccaccaccaccaaaaaaCCCCCCGCTAGACGAGCCCCAGCTAAGAAAGCCGCAGCCCCCAAAAAAGCCCCTACAAAACCAACCACCACATCAAGAAGCAGAAAAAAGGTCCCCGAACCCGAACCAagcgatgacgaagatgaggatatagaaatggaagaagcgCCTGCACCTACACCAGCGGCCAAACCGAAGAGTCCACCAAAGAGAGCGGCTGCGGCGCGGGGAagacaaacacaaacacaattATCTTTCTCGCAGCCAAGTCAGGTGACGGGAAGAGTAGGAGGAGGGGCAGGGGGCAGAAAAAAACAGGCTATCGAGTtgagtgatgatgagattagcgaggatgatgatgatgatgacgcGTTTCAACCAATGAGTGCTGTTAGTTCGGGGAGGGCACGGCGGAGATAG
- the Bcrsm19 gene encoding Bcrsm19: MFPSRVLLSRSVWKGPNIVPLPIVKPVPGVRTLPIRTQARSATILPNFVGLTFEIHNGKVYNEVTITEDMVGHKLGEFSATRKRFTYKQSKNK; the protein is encoded by the exons ATGTTTCCCAGTAGAGTTCTTCTTTCACGGTCGGTCTGGAAAG GCCCCAATATCGTTCC TCTTCCCATTGTCAAACCAGTGCCTGGTGTTCGAACATTGCCAATTAGAACACAAGCAAGATCTGCAACTATTCTACCCAATTTCGTCGGTTTGACCTTTGAAATTCATAATGGGAAGGTTTATAATGAGGTGACCATTACTGAAGATATGGTGGGACATAAGTTGGGAGAATTCTCGGC AACCAGAAAAAGATTTACGTATAAGCAGAGCAAGAACAAGTAA
- the Bctaf10 gene encoding Bctaf10, whose product MAAPSPDPAMDLVPIKQEEDTAENDAPAQEPKLPTKKDISLKEFLGKMDDYAPIIPDAVTNYYLTKAGLPPPPQTDARLARLLALATQKFIADIAADAYQYSRIRSSNSSSANNPMGNLGAAAGFPIPGQQPAGATGGKDQQGRGGPLGIQRPGFGGGGQGGSQNRTILTMEDLGMAVGEYGVNVKRGEFYR is encoded by the exons ATGGCTGCACCATCTCCAGATCCCGCTATGGACCTCGTTCCTAtcaagcaagaagaagatacGGCTGAAAATGACGCTCCAGCGCAAGAACCCAAGCTTCCAACCAAAAAAGATATCTCACTCAAAGAGTTTCTTGGGAAGATGGATGATTATGCTCCAATT ATTCCTGATGCAGTGACAAACTATTACCTCACAAAAGCTGGTCTTCCACCCCCACCGCAAACAGATGCGCGTTTGGCTCGTCTGCTTGCGCTTGCGACTCAGAAGTTCATCGCCGATATTGCAGCCGATGCTTATCAATATTCCCGCATTAGgtcttccaattcctcaaGTGCCAACAATCCTATGGGAAACCTGGGCGCTGCCGCTGGCTTCCCAATTCCAGGTCAGCAACCAGCTGGCGCCACTGGAGGAAAGGATCAGCAGGGACGTGGAGGACCTCTTGGTATCCAAAGACCTGGATTCGGTGGTGGTGGGCAAGGAGGTAGTCAAAACCGAACGATTCTCACCATGGAAGATTTGGGTATGGCCGTCGGGGAATATGGCGTGAATGTAAAACGCGGGGAGTTCTATCGTTAA